The stretch of DNA CGATCGACCACAGCTGGCCGTTCGAGCGCTGCGCGAGCCCCTGGACGTTGCGGTGGCCGTAGCTGGTGATGTAGCGCGTCGCGCCGTTCGCGGCGTGCCGGAACGGGTTGGTGCGCCACGGCTTGCCGGTCCTGCGGTCGAGCCGCAGCGTCTTGCCGCCGAGCGAGGTCAGGCTCTCGGGGTTGGTCCCGGTGGCAGCGTCGCCGGTGCCCACGTTGAGGGCGCCGTTGCGGGTGATCAGCAGCCGGCAGCCGCCGTGCCGGCCGCTCGTGCTGGGCAGCCCGGTGAGCAGGGTGCGCTTGAGCGTGGCGTGGGTGTAGCCCTTGTCGAGCCGCCACGAGACCACCCGGACGTCATGGCCGCCGCCGGCGAGGCTCCAGCCCTGACAGGTGTAGATGCGGCGGTTGTGCTTGAAGTCCGGATCCACCGCGAGGCCGAGCAGGCCGGTCTCGCCGGAGACCCAGATGTGGCTGTTGTCGAAGCCGACGTTGGTGGTGCGACCGTGCCGCCACAGCGTCAGCGCGGCGCGATCCCGCTGGGTGAGGAGCAACCGGTGTCCCGGCAGCGGCTGGACGTCCCACGGATGGTCGAGGCCGGTGGCGAGCGTCTTCACGCTCAGGCGGGGGACGGCCGCTCGGGTCGCCGGCTGGGCGGGGCGCGAGCCGGAGGCGGAGGCGGGGGAGTCGGAGGTGGTGCACGCGGCGGCGGGCGCGGCGAGCAGCGTGAGCGCGAGTACGGCGGTCCCGAGGTTGCGGGCCGCCGTCGAGGAGACGGAGCGGACCATGCTGGTGCCGGTATCCCGCTGGCGTCGCGGCAGGCGCCGCCGCCGCGCAAACTGTCACGGCGCCACGCTGGCTGCCGCCTACAGCCACCCGTTCCCGTCCGCGACCAGGACGGCCTCGGTCCGGTTGGTGGCGTTCGTCTTGCCGATCGCGGCGCTGAGGTGGTTGCGCACCGTGCCCTCGGACAGGAACAGCTTGGCGGCGATCGCGGCGACGCTCGACCCGTCCCGAGCGGCCTGCAGCACCTCGGTCTCGCGCTGGGTCAGCGGCGACTCGCCGGCCAGCAGGGAGTCGGTCGCCAGCGCCGGGTCGACGACGCGCAGCCCCGCGTGCACCCGCCGTACGGCGTCGGCGAGCTGCGCCGCCGGGGTGTCCTTGACGACGAACCCGCTCGCACCGGCCTGCAGCGCTCGGCGCAGGTATCCCGGGCGGCCGAAGGTCGTCACGATGAGCACCTTCGTCGACGGCGAGGCTGCCCGCACCGCGGCGGTGGCGCTGATGCCGTCCATGCCGGGCATCTCCACGTCGAGCAGCGCGACGTCGGGCCGGTGCGCGAGCACCGCGGGCACCACCTCGGTGCCGGTCCCGACCTCGGCGACGACCTCCAAGTCGGGCTCGAGGCTGAGCAGCGCGGAGAGCGCACCCCTGACCAGCGCCTGGTCGTCGGCGAGCAGGAGCCTGATGGATGAGGTCACGGGCGAGCCACCTGGAGGGAGAAGCCGGGGGAGAGCGTGCGGGTGGTGACGACGGCGCCGACAGCGGCGGCGCGTTCGCGCAGCCCTGTCAGGCCGGAGCCCTCGTGCTCGTCGCACGGACCGTGGCC from Nocardioides sp. BP30 encodes:
- a CDS encoding PQQ-dependent sugar dehydrogenase, yielding MVRSVSSTAARNLGTAVLALTLLAAPAAACTTSDSPASASGSRPAQPATRAAVPRLSVKTLATGLDHPWDVQPLPGHRLLLTQRDRAALTLWRHGRTTNVGFDNSHIWVSGETGLLGLAVDPDFKHNRRIYTCQGWSLAGGGHDVRVVSWRLDKGYTHATLKRTLLTGLPSTSGRHGGCRLLITRNGALNVGTGDAATGTNPESLTSLGGKTLRLDRRTGKPWRTNPFRHAANGATRYITSYGHRNVQGLAQRSNGQLWSIEQGTSRDDEVNKIKEGGDYGYNPVPGYNESVPMTDDALPGKQIAAKWSSGPSTIATSGGTFVPNGRRWGALRGTLAIGVLKGEEVLFAKFTKKAGRLVSTTAPAELKRYGRIRTVVDAPNGDLLITTDNGGGDDVLLRVKPA
- a CDS encoding response regulator transcription factor; protein product: MTSSIRLLLADDQALVRGALSALLSLEPDLEVVAEVGTGTEVVPAVLAHRPDVALLDVEMPGMDGISATAAVRAASPSTKVLIVTTFGRPGYLRRALQAGASGFVVKDTPAAQLADAVRRVHAGLRVVDPALATDSLLAGESPLTQRETEVLQAARDGSSVAAIAAKLFLSEGTVRNHLSAAIGKTNATNRTEAVLVADGNGWL